In a genomic window of Infirmifilum sp. NZ:
- the pyrH gene encoding UMP kinase: MYFVGRMTGTVIKLGGSLLFDETGRLKADYLKAFLRVLSEVDTGDSKKIVVVGGGATARRYITVAREVCSNESALDQLGIIASRLNASLLFTMYYGKPPLVPSSLEELMKLYYSDLPVIFTGGLQPGQSTTTVSALVAEATRSRLIIATDVDGVFTADPKKDPSAKLLEEVDVDWLIEMFANPQKAGEYRLFDLLTLQIIKRSRIETRVLNGYPPENIKRALEGQRVGTLIVFP, translated from the coding sequence ATGTACTTTGTGGGAAGGATGACAGGAACGGTTATAAAACTCGGAGGAAGCCTTCTCTTCGATGAGACTGGCAGGCTTAAAGCAGATTACCTGAAAGCCTTTCTGAGGGTTCTCAGTGAGGTAGACACGGGGGACTCAAAAAAGATAGTGGTTGTGGGAGGAGGCGCGACTGCTAGAAGGTACATTACGGTTGCCCGCGAAGTGTGCAGCAATGAGTCGGCATTGGACCAGTTGGGAATAATTGCTTCCCGTCTGAACGCCTCGCTTCTCTTCACGATGTACTATGGCAAGCCTCCTCTTGTGCCATCCTCGCTGGAGGAGCTCATGAAACTCTACTACTCGGACCTACCCGTAATATTTACGGGAGGATTGCAGCCCGGTCAGTCCACCACAACTGTCTCAGCGTTGGTAGCGGAGGCTACACGCTCGCGCCTCATCATCGCCACAGACGTCGACGGCGTCTTCACAGCCGACCCGAAGAAGGATCCTAGCGCGAAGTTGCTCGAGGAAGTGGACGTCGACTGGCTTATCGAGATGTTCGCTAACCCCCAGAAGGCCGGCGAGTACAGGCTCTTCGACCTCCTCACACTGCAAATAATAAAGCGGTCCAGGATTGAAACGAGAGTGCTTAACGGCTACCCGCCAGAAAACATAAAAAGGGCGCTGGAGGGGCAGAGAGTCGGCACGCTTATAGTATTTCCTTGA
- the sucD gene encoding succinate--CoA ligase subunit alpha, giving the protein MGIIVGENTRVLVQGITGRQGALHTGEMLKYGTRVVAGVTPGRGGGEVHGVPVYDSVQEAVEHHPEVDVSIIFVPAPAAPDAVYEAVDAGLRKIVVITEHIPVHETLRFVLYARSHGALIVGPNTPGVITPPKCKVGIMPGEYFKPGNIGLVSRSGTLTYEVSLHLIERGLGVSTAVGIGGDPVTGITFEDAYKLFANDPATKAVVLVGEIGGDKEERFAEFYSKLPSKKPVVAFIAGKYAPPGKKMGHAGAIVYGAAGSYTSKVEALTRAGIKVASSLEDLADIVKEIL; this is encoded by the coding sequence ATGGGCATCATCGTTGGCGAGAATACTAGGGTCCTTGTACAGGGTATAACTGGGCGACAAGGTGCACTCCACACAGGCGAAATGCTGAAGTACGGAACACGAGTGGTTGCAGGGGTTACACCCGGGAGGGGTGGTGGCGAGGTCCACGGTGTCCCGGTATACGACAGCGTGCAAGAGGCAGTTGAGCATCACCCTGAGGTAGATGTGTCCATAATCTTCGTCCCGGCCCCTGCCGCGCCGGACGCCGTGTACGAGGCCGTGGATGCCGGTTTGAGGAAGATCGTTGTGATCACGGAGCACATACCGGTGCACGAGACCCTCCGCTTTGTGCTGTACGCGCGCAGCCACGGCGCTCTGATCGTGGGGCCCAATACACCGGGTGTTATCACACCCCCTAAATGCAAGGTAGGAATAATGCCGGGCGAATACTTCAAGCCTGGCAACATCGGTCTCGTCTCGAGGAGCGGAACTCTCACCTACGAAGTCTCGCTTCACCTGATCGAGAGGGGGCTGGGGGTCTCGACGGCGGTGGGGATAGGCGGAGATCCCGTGACCGGCATAACATTCGAGGATGCATACAAACTCTTTGCTAATGATCCTGCCACAAAGGCCGTTGTTCTCGTCGGGGAGATAGGGGGCGACAAGGAGGAGCGATTCGCGGAGTTCTACTCAAAGCTACCCAGCAAAAAACCCGTCGTGGCTTTCATAGCCGGCAAGTACGCACCTCCAGGGAAGAAAATGGGGCACGCAGGTGCAATAGTCTACGGGGCTGCGGGAAGCTACACGAGCAAGGTTGAGGCTCTTACACGCGCGGGTATAAAGGTCGCCTCTTCACTCGAAGATCTCGCTGACATCGTCAAGGAAATACTATAA
- a CDS encoding succinate--CoA ligase subunit beta, protein MIPYEFEVKELIRRSGILVEPHCVVDKSKPESLSNCLSSTDPPYVVKAQVRGWGRAKAGLVKFVDSREEAERAVLELMSRAFGGSSIRYVVVSKRMNVQKELYLSMMVDYTPPYLLLLASRSGGIDVETQALASGVLKMRINPFEGVREYMARRVAKFLELSVDETRTILEGMYSAVWEYNLHLLELNPLALTDEGVVALDAKAIVDDDALDLNPRLSEIRARYESELSLEENTARKMGFSLILLDGDIAVIGNGAGLTMATMDAVAALGGRPGVFLDLGGGASSERVKTALMLVLNRVNIKRVIVNILGGITRCDEVARGAVEALRESGRRDVKVVFRLSGFMEDEGRKILEEQGIRAFRNFEEAVREVVG, encoded by the coding sequence TTGATCCCGTACGAATTTGAGGTAAAAGAATTGATCAGGAGAAGCGGGATACTCGTAGAGCCGCACTGCGTAGTTGATAAATCTAAACCCGAGAGCCTCAGTAATTGCTTGAGTTCAACAGATCCTCCCTACGTCGTCAAGGCGCAGGTGAGGGGCTGGGGGAGAGCCAAGGCAGGCTTAGTGAAATTTGTAGACAGCAGGGAAGAGGCGGAGAGAGCGGTGTTAGAGCTAATGTCGAGGGCTTTTGGAGGGAGCTCGATAAGGTATGTCGTTGTGTCTAAGAGGATGAATGTTCAGAAAGAGTTATACCTGTCGATGATGGTGGACTATACCCCTCCATATCTGCTACTTTTAGCCTCTAGAAGTGGCGGCATCGATGTGGAGACACAGGCTCTCGCAAGCGGCGTTTTGAAGATGAGGATTAACCCGTTCGAAGGGGTAAGGGAGTACATGGCGCGCCGTGTCGCCAAGTTTCTTGAGCTATCAGTCGATGAAACCCGTACAATCCTAGAGGGCATGTACTCCGCCGTATGGGAGTACAACCTGCACCTCCTAGAGCTTAACCCGCTCGCTCTAACCGATGAAGGGGTTGTGGCCCTGGACGCGAAGGCAATCGTGGATGACGATGCGCTTGACCTCAACCCTCGGCTCAGCGAAATCAGGGCTCGCTATGAGTCCGAGCTCTCTCTCGAAGAAAACACCGCTAGGAAAATGGGCTTTTCCCTAATCTTGCTGGACGGAGACATTGCGGTAATAGGGAACGGCGCGGGGCTGACCATGGCCACTATGGATGCTGTTGCGGCTCTCGGTGGTCGCCCAGGCGTGTTTCTTGATCTCGGCGGCGGCGCTAGCTCCGAGAGGGTCAAAACTGCTTTGATGCTTGTTCTCAACAGGGTGAACATTAAACGCGTGATCGTAAACATACTCGGCGGTATTACCCGTTGCGATGAAGTTGCACGTGGAGCCGTGGAAGCACTTAGAGAATCCGGAAGAAGAGATGTGAAGGTGGTTTTCAGGCTGTCGGGCTTCATGGAGGATGAAGGCAGAAAGATCCTCGAGGAGCAAGGTATTCGTGCTTTCAGGAACTTTGAAGAGGCTGTACGCGAGGTGGTTGGGTGA
- a CDS encoding MBL fold metallo-hydrolase, giving the protein MKVKLLGAAQEVGRSGILLTLDDGSRILLDYGVSLEGEEPQFPLPVKPKEISFVSLSHAHLDHSGALPLLYVSASPPLVTTPLTLSLSDLLIRDFLKLSKYYVPYEYSEVKGMMENAVLKGFNESYEFGGVTVSLVDAGHIPGSAMISIDTGSYTVVYTGDYALHDTCLLRMGDKSALSKADLVVTESTYAEFDHPPRDWVEREFIATVTEVIEGGGTVLIPAFAVGRAQEILCVLAKYNFPYKVYVDGMAKAANDLILEDSHLLRDPGLFEKAVGMATKVRDWNDRKKAVEEASVIVSPAGMLQGGPSEYYMEKIMEKEKNAVIFVSFAIPETPARQVLETGVFASPTKKGMVKARVEWFDFSAHCGKSELIETVKISKSNAKFLLVHGEAEAERAMKNYVEEQGREALMPALGEEVEIEI; this is encoded by the coding sequence TTGAAAGTAAAACTACTGGGAGCTGCGCAAGAGGTGGGTAGATCTGGGATCCTGCTCACCCTCGACGATGGTAGTAGGATACTGCTGGATTACGGCGTAAGCCTTGAAGGAGAGGAGCCCCAGTTCCCGTTACCAGTGAAGCCGAAAGAGATTAGCTTCGTGTCCCTTTCCCACGCGCACTTAGATCACAGCGGAGCGCTCCCCCTGCTCTACGTCTCGGCTTCCCCGCCGTTAGTGACGACGCCATTGACCCTAAGCCTTTCAGACCTCCTGATAAGAGATTTCCTTAAGCTATCAAAGTACTACGTGCCGTACGAGTACTCGGAAGTTAAGGGAATGATGGAGAACGCCGTGCTTAAGGGGTTTAACGAGTCATACGAGTTTGGCGGCGTTACAGTCAGCCTAGTGGATGCTGGCCACATCCCGGGTAGCGCAATGATCAGTATCGACACGGGTAGCTACACTGTGGTCTACACGGGTGACTATGCGTTGCACGATACGTGCCTGCTTAGGATGGGTGATAAGTCCGCTCTCTCGAAAGCCGACCTCGTGGTTACGGAATCCACCTACGCGGAGTTTGATCACCCCCCTAGGGATTGGGTGGAACGGGAGTTCATCGCTACAGTCACAGAAGTCATCGAGGGGGGTGGTACTGTTCTCATTCCGGCTTTTGCCGTGGGTAGAGCCCAGGAAATACTCTGCGTTCTAGCCAAGTATAACTTCCCGTACAAAGTTTACGTTGATGGAATGGCGAAAGCCGCAAATGATCTCATTCTCGAGGACAGTCACCTCTTACGGGATCCGGGGCTCTTCGAGAAAGCTGTGGGCATGGCGACTAAAGTTAGGGACTGGAACGACCGCAAAAAAGCCGTTGAGGAAGCTTCGGTCATAGTGTCCCCCGCGGGCATGCTGCAAGGCGGGCCCAGCGAGTATTACATGGAGAAGATCATGGAGAAAGAGAAGAACGCCGTCATATTCGTTAGCTTTGCAATACCGGAGACGCCAGCGAGACAAGTGCTGGAGACAGGGGTCTTCGCGTCGCCCACAAAGAAAGGCATGGTGAAGGCTAGGGTTGAGTGGTTCGACTTCTCAGCCCATTGCGGAAAAAGTGAGCTGATCGAAACTGTAAAGATTTCCAAGAGTAACGCTAAATTTCTCTTAGTGCACGGGGAAGCTGAGGCAGAGAGGGCTATGAAAAACTACGTGGAAGAGCAGGGTCGGGAGGCCTTAATGCCAGCGCTTGGCGAAGAAGTAGAAATAGAGATATAG
- the hsp20 gene encoding archaeal heat shock protein Hsp20: MSEFDEWFRRVRKLMDEFDKMFEEMIREPFIEGRGGSRVIGPYYYGFSVEIGPDGVPKVREWGNIRPGPVKPVIRDAIEPFTDVFDEGDYYRVIVDIPGVEKDQINIEATENSMIISTSGDRKYYKEITFKDAIKPDTAKAQYKNGVLTITVEKKVKKEREKGVKIKVE; encoded by the coding sequence ATGAGCGAGTTTGACGAGTGGTTTAGGCGTGTCCGGAAACTGATGGACGAGTTCGACAAGATGTTTGAGGAGATGATTCGAGAACCCTTCATCGAGGGACGTGGCGGCAGCCGTGTAATAGGTCCCTACTACTACGGCTTCTCGGTGGAAATAGGTCCAGATGGCGTGCCGAAAGTCAGAGAGTGGGGGAACATTCGGCCGGGGCCGGTGAAGCCCGTAATCAGGGATGCAATTGAGCCGTTCACCGATGTGTTCGACGAGGGAGATTATTACCGCGTCATTGTTGACATCCCTGGTGTTGAGAAAGACCAAATAAACATCGAAGCAACGGAAAACTCGATGATCATCTCTACTAGCGGAGACCGGAAGTACTACAAGGAGATTACTTTCAAGGATGCCATTAAACCGGATACCGCTAAGGCACAGTACAAGAATGGTGTACTGACAATCACCGTGGAAAAGAAAGTTAAAAAAGAGAGGGAGAAGGGCGTCAAGATCAAGGTTGAATAA
- a CDS encoding 30S ribosomal protein S24e: MSQGTLKVVSDKTNAVIPRRELVVEVEHWGQGTPTRHYIADLLRNTLGLPSTNVVVVRKIVTSYGSCVTRAYVHIYNSDDRARAFEPRYILKRNGLLKEEQPQPKQG, encoded by the coding sequence ATGTCTCAAGGTACCCTAAAGGTGGTTAGTGATAAAACGAACGCGGTCATACCTAGGAGAGAGCTCGTGGTCGAAGTCGAGCATTGGGGTCAGGGAACCCCTACGAGACACTACATTGCGGACTTGCTTCGAAACACACTGGGGCTACCCAGCACTAACGTCGTTGTGGTGCGTAAGATTGTCACAAGCTATGGGTCCTGCGTAACTCGAGCCTACGTGCACATATACAACTCGGATGACAGAGCCCGAGCCTTCGAACCGAGATACATACTCAAGAGGAACGGCCTCCTAAAGGAAGAGCAGCCCCAGCCGAAGCAAGGGTGA
- a CDS encoding 30S ribosomal protein S27ae, which translates to MANVHKLYEYDYKTGTIRLKNKKCPRCGSIMAHHLKPVERWACGKCGYTEFV; encoded by the coding sequence TTGGCGAACGTACACAAGCTTTACGAGTACGATTACAAAACCGGGACGATAAGGTTAAAGAACAAAAAATGTCCACGTTGCGGCTCGATAATGGCCCACCACCTCAAGCCCGTCGAGCGCTGGGCATGCGGGAAATGCGGCTACACGGAGTTCGTTTAG
- the kae1 gene encoding KEOPS complex N(6)-L-threonylcarbamoyladenine synthase Kae1, with protein sequence MVLVLGIESTAHTFGVGIASENGDILANVNRTYVPPSGGIKPSDAAEHHSKVAVDVLRRALAEAGLSLRDLDAVAVALGPGMGPCLRVGATLARYLALKLAKPLVPVNHAVAHVEIALLSTGTRDPVVVYVAGGNTIITAFNEGRYRVFGETLDIPLGNCLDAFAREVGLGFPGVPRVEELAKRGSKYIEMPYVVKGQDLSYSGLLTYAIKLYKEKRYPLEDVCFSLVETAYSMLVEVTERALAHTGKKEVVLTGGVARSELLSKKLSSMAESRGVRFARVLGELAGDNGAMIAYTGALAYASGVTIDVDESRIRPLWRLDEVEIPWRK encoded by the coding sequence ATGGTCCTCGTTCTAGGCATCGAATCGACGGCTCACACATTTGGGGTCGGCATAGCCTCGGAGAACGGGGACATTCTGGCTAACGTCAACAGAACCTACGTACCACCCAGCGGGGGTATAAAACCCAGCGATGCGGCGGAGCATCACAGCAAGGTCGCCGTCGACGTTCTTCGCCGCGCTCTAGCAGAAGCCGGGCTGAGCCTCCGCGACCTGGACGCAGTCGCCGTGGCGCTTGGTCCCGGCATGGGTCCCTGCCTGAGGGTTGGCGCAACGCTTGCAAGGTACCTAGCTCTGAAGCTCGCGAAGCCCCTAGTTCCCGTCAACCACGCCGTTGCGCACGTGGAGATCGCTCTGCTGTCGACAGGCACAAGGGACCCGGTAGTAGTGTACGTGGCTGGGGGAAACACCATAATTACCGCCTTCAATGAGGGGAGATACAGGGTATTCGGGGAAACATTGGACATACCTCTTGGGAACTGCCTGGACGCGTTCGCGAGGGAGGTCGGACTAGGTTTCCCGGGTGTGCCGAGAGTAGAGGAGCTGGCGAAGCGCGGCTCTAAGTACATCGAGATGCCCTACGTGGTTAAGGGTCAGGATCTCTCGTACAGCGGGCTTTTAACCTACGCGATTAAGCTGTACAAGGAGAAGAGGTACCCGCTAGAGGATGTGTGCTTCAGCCTTGTAGAGACTGCTTACTCGATGCTGGTTGAGGTGACGGAGAGGGCCCTTGCTCACACGGGGAAAAAGGAGGTCGTTCTGACAGGCGGTGTTGCCAGAAGCGAGCTTCTGTCGAAAAAGCTGAGCAGCATGGCGGAGTCGAGAGGCGTTAGATTCGCCAGGGTGCTCGGAGAGCTGGCCGGCGACAACGGGGCCATGATAGCCTACACGGGCGCGCTGGCATACGCTAGCGGGGTGACCATCGATGTGGACGAGAGCAGGATTAGACCTCTCTGGCGTTTAGACGAGGTGGAAATACCGTGGAGGAAGTGA
- a CDS encoding Kae1-associated kinase Bud32 encodes MEEVIRTLGEMLGLENASVVAVGAEAVLVRGEIAGEKVMVKYRVAKPYRHPQLDARLRVARTSLEARLLAKAGLLSVNVPHVVYMDASNGILVTSFVEGRRLKDILNESVNDEVVHELMRQAGSMVAKLHVNGIIHGDLTTSNLIVQGDNVWLIDFGLGYFSHRDEDRGTDIHLLLRVFESTHPLIASRLLEYFLQGYRSVAGEEFTMRVLERVQDIRMRGRYVSARRRSLKQPS; translated from the coding sequence GTGGAGGAAGTGATCCGCACATTAGGGGAAATGCTTGGGCTTGAGAACGCCTCAGTTGTTGCTGTGGGGGCTGAGGCGGTTCTCGTTAGAGGGGAAATCGCGGGCGAGAAGGTAATGGTGAAGTACCGCGTCGCGAAGCCTTACCGGCACCCCCAGCTGGATGCTAGGTTACGGGTAGCTAGGACTAGTCTCGAGGCGCGTCTACTCGCGAAAGCGGGACTGCTGAGCGTTAATGTCCCGCACGTGGTCTACATGGATGCCTCTAACGGAATCCTTGTAACCAGCTTCGTGGAAGGGAGGAGGCTGAAGGACATTCTCAACGAGAGTGTCAATGACGAGGTAGTGCACGAGCTGATGAGGCAGGCAGGCTCAATGGTCGCTAAACTCCACGTTAACGGAATCATTCACGGAGACCTCACTACCAGCAACTTGATAGTGCAAGGCGACAATGTGTGGCTCATAGACTTCGGGCTAGGATACTTCTCCCATCGCGATGAGGACCGCGGCACCGATATACACCTTCTCTTACGCGTCTTCGAAAGCACACACCCGCTGATCGCGTCACGGCTCCTAGAGTACTTCCTCCAGGGCTACCGATCAGTGGCAGGCGAGGAGTTCACGATGCGCGTCCTTGAGAGGGTGCAGGATATAAGGATGAGAGGACGCTACGTCTCTGCTAGGAGAAGGAGCCTGAAACAACCTTCTTGA
- a CDS encoding serine protein kinase RIO, whose product MSYKRPEKDSELREVLEDVFDFRTVMAVYRLMNRGILSKLYGTVSTGKEARVYWGKTPRGEDVAVKIYMVWTAEFRKSRMKYILGDPRFENAPRDPVKLISTWCRKEFRNLKRAREAGLPVPRPIAFEENVLVMEFIGKDGVPYPLLKDHPPINPEKVLNSLKEFIARLYWDAELVHADLSEYNVMIRENDEIVVIDFGSAVLRSHPNALDFLRNDIRNVYRYVSELGVNPGDPDEFFKKVVSGSFS is encoded by the coding sequence ATGAGCTACAAAAGGCCTGAGAAAGATTCAGAGCTCAGGGAGGTTCTCGAGGATGTCTTCGACTTCAGGACGGTCATGGCTGTATACAGGTTGATGAACAGGGGAATTCTCTCTAAGCTCTACGGCACCGTGTCCACTGGGAAAGAGGCCCGCGTTTATTGGGGGAAGACTCCGAGGGGGGAGGACGTTGCCGTGAAGATATACATGGTGTGGACAGCAGAGTTTAGGAAAAGCCGGATGAAATACATTCTCGGCGACCCGCGGTTCGAGAACGCTCCCCGTGACCCTGTAAAGCTCATTAGTACTTGGTGCAGGAAGGAGTTTAGGAACCTTAAGCGTGCACGCGAGGCGGGGCTTCCAGTTCCACGGCCGATAGCTTTTGAGGAAAATGTTCTCGTAATGGAATTCATTGGCAAGGATGGTGTACCATACCCCTTGCTCAAAGACCACCCACCGATCAATCCAGAGAAAGTGCTGAACTCTCTGAAGGAGTTTATAGCTAGGCTCTACTGGGATGCCGAGCTAGTTCACGCGGATCTCTCAGAATACAATGTGATGATCAGAGAAAATGATGAAATCGTCGTTATAGACTTCGGCTCCGCTGTTCTTAGGTCTCACCCGAACGCCTTAGACTTCCTGAGGAACGATATAAGAAACGTATATCGCTATGTGAGTGAGCTGGGCGTGAACCCCGGAGACCCCGACGAGTTCTTCAAGAAGGTTGTTTCAGGCTCCTTCTCCTAG
- a CDS encoding KH domain-containing protein, with protein sequence MSVSGRLPVPVDPERLGIVVGRDGLNKRKVEEAFNVKLHVDSEKGLVFVEPGEGASMYNVFRARKAVEALALGFPLEDVLLLADDLYDFEVIDLSEAARNQSDLSRIKSRIIGAEGKFKKTLEEVVGVKVVVGDKVVGLIGDFEQLRLAKEAISRLVRGQSHQTVVKFLERERYGLKRRRVDLWEKWSQV encoded by the coding sequence GTGAGCGTATCGGGGCGGTTGCCCGTACCAGTTGACCCTGAACGGCTGGGAATAGTGGTGGGGCGCGACGGGTTGAACAAGAGGAAGGTAGAAGAGGCGTTTAACGTAAAGCTGCATGTTGATAGCGAAAAGGGTTTGGTTTTCGTGGAGCCCGGCGAGGGGGCTTCGATGTACAATGTCTTTAGAGCCAGGAAGGCCGTGGAGGCTCTCGCTCTGGGTTTCCCTCTTGAAGATGTTCTGCTGTTGGCTGACGACCTTTACGACTTCGAAGTTATAGACTTAAGCGAGGCTGCCAGGAACCAGTCGGATTTGAGTAGAATAAAGTCCCGCATTATAGGGGCCGAGGGCAAGTTCAAGAAAACCCTCGAGGAGGTTGTCGGCGTAAAAGTGGTTGTAGGCGACAAGGTCGTTGGACTTATAGGGGACTTCGAGCAGCTCAGGCTGGCTAAGGAGGCCATCTCGAGACTAGTCCGAGGCCAGTCGCACCAGACCGTGGTTAAATTCCTCGAAAGGGAGAGGTACGGGTTGAAGAGGCGCCGTGTTGACCTGTGGGAAAAGTGGAGCCAGGTTTGA
- a CDS encoding methyltransferase domain-containing protein: MALYRFRSRVGITVTPATAADVLRGESAVRVDFGLRKALVRLEGGEAVFETEIGLFRVGVDALSFLAESDRLLFLPASGKPYVVEVRGAHYYKLRYLGEGVAPTLEIDGVHMHNIVGTTPTRDAARKVSLLRVKRGEKGLDICTGLGYTAIEAWRRGASVKTVEVDVNVLYIAEHNPFSRHLEDVEVILGDAFDVLDEMPEGEFDFVLHDPPVFPFAPELYSRDFYRKLSRVLKRGGRLFHYTGAPGKHRGVDLQRGVIARLREAGFRVVRVERGYGIVAVKE, from the coding sequence ATGGCTCTGTACAGATTCAGGTCCCGGGTTGGTATTACGGTTACTCCAGCCACCGCAGCAGATGTGTTGCGCGGGGAAAGTGCAGTCAGAGTCGACTTCGGCCTGCGAAAGGCCCTCGTTCGGCTTGAAGGAGGCGAGGCTGTATTCGAGACCGAAATCGGGCTTTTCCGCGTGGGGGTTGACGCGCTTTCGTTCCTTGCTGAGAGCGACCGTTTGCTATTCCTCCCCGCGTCGGGGAAGCCTTATGTGGTCGAGGTTAGAGGCGCGCATTACTACAAGCTGAGGTACCTGGGCGAGGGGGTGGCTCCAACGCTCGAGATCGACGGAGTGCACATGCACAACATTGTTGGTACTACGCCAACAAGGGATGCGGCAAGGAAGGTCAGCTTGCTCAGAGTTAAGCGGGGTGAGAAGGGTCTGGACATATGCACGGGTCTAGGGTACACCGCTATAGAGGCTTGGCGGCGCGGTGCCTCGGTAAAGACTGTGGAGGTCGACGTTAACGTTCTCTACATCGCCGAGCACAATCCTTTCTCAAGGCATTTAGAAGACGTCGAGGTGATATTAGGCGACGCTTTTGATGTTTTGGATGAGATGCCAGAGGGGGAGTTTGACTTTGTCCTACACGATCCGCCTGTTTTTCCCTTTGCCCCCGAGCTCTACAGCCGGGATTTCTACAGGAAGTTGAGCAGGGTTCTGAAGAGAGGTGGGCGCCTCTTTCACTACACGGGAGCCCCCGGCAAGCATAGGGGAGTAGACTTGCAGCGAGGAGTTATCGCAAGGCTTCGGGAAGCTGGTTTCAGGGTAGTTCGCGTCGAGAGAGGATATGGAATTGTGGCCGTGAAGGAATAG
- a CDS encoding tRNA (adenine-N1)-methyltransferase: MTVDTIREGEWVLLYYDERKSYVVRVERGKVFHTTHGSIDLSTLIGLPYGATVETNVGEKLIVSRTRFVDRLEGLQRVTQVIYPKDLGYILLEAGVGPGSRVVEAGTGTGFLAATLAWYVRPSGRVYTYEVRRDFYEIALKNFEVLGVLPYITPRNKDIRDGIEENDLDAVVLDMPSPWEVVEEAASKLLNGGTLIAFVPTTSQVERTLHSLKKTGLRMVEVTEIMMRKYQPKPGELRPQSLGVTHTGYIISSRKL, translated from the coding sequence GTGACTGTGGATACTATCAGGGAGGGCGAGTGGGTACTCCTTTACTACGACGAGAGGAAAAGCTACGTGGTCCGCGTTGAGAGAGGTAAAGTTTTCCATACGACGCACGGTTCCATCGACCTTTCTACGCTCATTGGACTGCCTTACGGAGCTACCGTTGAAACTAACGTGGGCGAGAAGCTAATAGTTAGCAGGACCAGGTTCGTCGATAGGCTTGAGGGGCTGCAGCGCGTAACGCAGGTGATATACCCTAAAGACCTCGGCTATATACTGCTCGAAGCTGGTGTGGGTCCCGGTAGCAGGGTGGTCGAGGCGGGCACCGGTACCGGCTTCCTAGCCGCAACGCTGGCGTGGTACGTGCGGCCCAGCGGGCGCGTGTACACATACGAGGTGCGAAGGGACTTCTACGAGATTGCGCTTAAGAATTTCGAGGTCTTGGGGGTTCTCCCGTACATCACACCGAGAAACAAAGACATCAGAGACGGTATAGAGGAGAACGATCTGGACGCCGTTGTACTGGACATGCCGTCCCCCTGGGAAGTCGTAGAGGAGGCCGCCTCAAAGCTACTCAATGGAGGAACGCTCATCGCGTTTGTCCCAACAACTTCACAGGTTGAGAGAACGCTGCATAGCCTCAAAAAAACCGGTTTAAGGATGGTGGAGGTGACTGAAATAATGATGAGAAAGTACCAGCCGAAACCCGGCGAACTCCGTCCACAGAGTCTTGGCGTAACTCACACGGGTTACATTATAAGCTCCCGGAAGCTTTAA
- a CDS encoding 30S ribosomal protein S19e — protein MVNAKFVPPNMLVEELAKYLKENVKEVQPPEWAFYAKTGPSRERVPSDPEWWYKRCAALLRKVYIYGPVGIERLRTAYGGRSKNTVKRKHFRKGGGSAIRKALQQLEAAGLVAKTPRGRVVTDKGRSLVDRIAISLFKKLAEQRPELKKYVE, from the coding sequence CTGGTTAACGCGAAGTTCGTGCCGCCCAACATGCTGGTGGAGGAGCTCGCAAAGTACCTCAAAGAAAACGTGAAAGAGGTGCAGCCGCCGGAGTGGGCCTTCTATGCTAAGACAGGTCCTAGCCGCGAAAGGGTTCCTAGCGACCCTGAGTGGTGGTATAAAAGGTGTGCCGCCCTCCTCAGAAAGGTCTACATATACGGTCCTGTAGGCATTGAGCGGCTACGCACGGCGTACGGCGGTAGGAGTAAGAACACGGTTAAGCGTAAACACTTCAGGAAGGGCGGAGGCTCTGCTATAAGGAAGGCTCTGCAACAGCTAGAGGCGGCGGGGCTCGTCGCGAAGACGCCTAGGGGCAGAGTTGTAACGGATAAGGGGCGCTCGCTCGTGGACCGAATCGCCATTTCGCTGTTCAAGAAGTTAGCTGAGCAAAGGCCCGAGCTTAAGAAATACGTCGAGTAG
- a CDS encoding DNA-binding protein codes for MSEFEESTELEEIKKRKMLEYQKKLAEAQRAEAQRAAEEAKRQEILRRILTPEARSRLSNLKLVKPELVEALEIQLIQLAQSGSVRLPIDDETLKRILSRLSETRQEIRFRVGFG; via the coding sequence ATGAGCGAGTTCGAGGAATCCACGGAGCTGGAGGAGATCAAGAAGAGGAAGATGCTGGAGTACCAGAAAAAGCTCGCTGAAGCTCAGAGAGCAGAGGCTCAGCGCGCGGCGGAGGAGGCTAAGCGCCAAGAGATCCTCCGGAGGATTCTGACCCCGGAGGCGCGCTCAAGGCTCTCTAACTTGAAGCTCGTAAAACCTGAACTCGTAGAGGCCCTTGAGATACAGCTCATTCAGCTCGCACAGAGCGGCTCCGTCAGATTACCGATTGACGATGAAACGTTAAAGCGGATTCTGTCAAGGCTCTCAGAGACAAGACAGGAGATACGCTTCCGAGTCGGTTTTGGATAA